CATGatcataaaaacaatataacagcTGAGCTCTGAGAGCAGCCTGTGGGATGATGCTGTGAAATGTATCTTTCAGTGTTGCTTTGGTTGTTGcttcacttcttcttcttcttgttcacAATGTTGTTGCATATCCAGTTCATGCCATCCTGTAGTAAAACAGTCAGAGGATACTTTGAGGATTACAAATCGAAGTGTAAGGCAGCCAAAGAGCTGAAAGAAAGCCCTCCATCAACATACACCTGACAGAGAGTCTATATGATCCTGTGCAGGGAGGGACTGGGAGCAGGTTGGGTCGCTAATGAGGTTCAAGCAATAGGAGAGATCAATAAAGCCCTGGCGGGTCTGACCTGGACTCCCTCCCCAGACACTGCGGAGCAGGCCTGGATCTGCCACTCTCGGTCACGGTATGTATGCAGGTTGAGTCCCTCTGCGATCTCACTGGCTGGTGATGCTGTGGCCAGGTCCTGCTTGTTGGCAAAGATGAGTACTGGGACGCCCTTTAGGTTTTCCTCATCGATCAACTCAGACAGCTCCTGCACATGTGCATGCaccatactttttttttttagcttacaAAGGTTTAAAAACCCTCACTGCTGTGGTTGTTGAATAATAAGCTCACCAGTCCTGTCTCCTCAAACCGCTTCTTGTCTGCGCTGTCGATGACATAAATCTAAAAGACAGGACCAATCATAACATATTCTGAACTggcaaacacaaatacatatatGGTAAGATTAGGACGATATGGACcgaaactcatatctcgatattttttctcaaaatgatgatatacaatttgaatctcaatattttttaaattcaaataaagtcagaccagaaaaacaattattgattaaaattgctgatgcaaaatgctacacaggcttatttatcaacaaacagccgcacaatatgtgccacttctggctttttctcctctaagggacagcacgtgtgagtgacttctgtagtgtggcttgtttaggggaaggtctgtgtttggaagcactcagcaatccatctcactgagctttacatgctgttctgagaagtaggcaaagcagcgactcctaaaatgagtattttaatacaaaatatgctattaaaattatattaatcgatataggcgatattgtaattttctatatcagtatatcttgaatctcaatatattaccCCCACTCGGCCCTAGATTCCCTCTTTGTGATGTTACACTGTCCTATCAGAAGCATTAACCTCTACAGCAATTTGAGCTACAGCAGCTCACCTGTTTGATCAGACCTACATTCACTCCTAACGTGCATCATTAAAAGAGACACCCAGTGCTTTACGCTGGTGAATGTTACAATGGGAGCCTGAGTGGGTTGATAATGTGTGTAAATTGGGTACATGTGGCTCGCAGTGTAAAGTGCTAGTTTAAAGcactacagtatatatttaagTGGAGTTCATTGAGTCCATTGGTATGATTTTAACTGCATCAACCCATGCTAGTTCTAGTACTTTATGCACATGTACTTCTTGCACAGTTTGcttcagaaaatgatttttcaCTTGAGCTCTGAGCACGCAAACTTCCCATTACAGAAGGATGCATAATGATGTGCATGTGTAAATTCCAAGCTAAAACCATGCAACGATCAGTAGGTAGTGAAGCATGTTTGTAACAGGTTcaaagatgttttgtttttttaaatttatttatctatttcaagcaatttaatacaaacagaaaaacatttagttatgtgtatatacattttCCTATTTGCATCCTACATGGCTAATGATATGCACAATAAACACAACTAACATAAATATTGTAGATAACATAAATACACTGCTCGAAAgggaataatataataataataataataataataataataataataataataataataataataataataataataacaataaataattccccCTTGAAATATTAGTTTTTCATGAGCTcatacccatccatccatccattttcagaccagcTTGTCTATtctttcagggtcgcggggtctgctggtgtctaCCTCCAGCTTTCAATGGCCATTAggtggggtacaccctggaaagAGCGCCAGTCcagggcaatttagagactccaatcaatcATTTTTTGGATAGTCGTAGTatctccacacagaaaggacccaagcaTCCATAGTTCTCAGTAGTCACCCATTTGTAGGAGGTAAAACTCACCAGTAGGTCAGTCTTTTCCAGGTACTTTTTCCAGAAGGGTCTGATCTTTCTCTGCCCTCCAATGTCCCACACATTTAGTTTCATACCATGGGAAGCAACACTTTTTATATTGAAGCCCTGAAAGAAAAATGGATAGATCATAACAATGATGATTAGGAACCATAGCCTTAAGAAGGAAAAGTCCATATTCACGAGCTAATGGCAAAGAAATCCAAATAACTGAAGACGTGCTACATGTGGTTTGTAAGCAATAAGGATCACTGTGTCAATCCTCAGCTGTTTCTCATAACCTGTGTCTGTTGGCAATGTTGTATAACATCTTTATCCCAAGGCTGAGGAGCAACAGGGGATGAAGCTAAAAAGGATCAAGTGAAGTGTATGTCTTCATGTGTCAGGTCTGATTTAGCAACTACTGCCATGTTCTAATGAAGCACAGTGTCTGTCTCTGCTCCGTGTCTGATGAGTTCCAACCCTTGTCCAAGACCTGGCACAGAGTCTGCTCCTGTCTTGTTTGGTCTCGTAAAGTGTTAGACAATATTAGGAGTCAGATCATCACAAACAGCAGCTCAGGATCTTCACAGAAAATGTGTCAGGATGACACAAACTATGCACCCGTGTGGGGCCGGAAAGTTTAAAGGCTTATTTAATGGCAAACCAGCAATTTTTGACATCGTCACCTCATTGTTTCACTGATTAGCACATGTGTCGAGGAAGCAAGTCATTTGTCAGAAAATCAAAGGTCATCTGAATCCCATTACTGTGAGCTGTGCCTTGTTCAAGCTGGTTTTACAAGATAGCTCAGACAATTTATGATTTAATATTAGTGAAATATGTCATTGGAAGAGCTTTGTCATTGTTTGGAACAGAGATTCAATGTTTATCTGCACCTGATAATGACAATAAGGTCATTAGGATTTCAAATGTGACCACAGGGTATAAATCCAACACAGAACGAAAACGTCCATCACTGAGACAAACAGTGTTGCAGCATTACTTCCTAGTGACTCTCctggaagcccctccctctcacCTGTGTTGGTGTGATGGTGTTCACATCCTCAGATGCCAGGCTTTTCAGCAGGGTGGTCTTGCCTGCGTTGTCCAACCCCAGAAGCACTATCCGGACCTCCTGCTCTGTGGTTCCCTTCAGTTTCTCTATGACAGAGAGTAAGCCCTGCACAGATGGGTCAAAAGTGACTCAGGCAACTATAGTATAACAGAGCGT
The genomic region above belongs to Gouania willdenowi chromosome 10, fGouWil2.1, whole genome shotgun sequence and contains:
- the arl3l1 gene encoding ADP ribosylation factor like GTPase 3, like 1, which encodes MGEAQKGLLSVIEKLKGTTEQEVRIVLLGLDNAGKTTLLKSLASEDVNTITPTQGFNIKSVASHGMKLNVWDIGGQRKIRPFWKKYLEKTDLLIYVIDSADKKRFEETGLELSELIDEENLKGVPVLIFANKQDLATASPASEIAEGLNLHTYRDREWQIQACSAVSGEGVQDGMNWICNNIVNKKKKK